The following proteins are co-located in the Cutaneotrichosporon cavernicola HIS019 DNA, chromosome: 3 genome:
- the AAT1 gene encoding uncharacterized protein (Aminotransferase class I and II) codes for MSDSPDLPEIEVHPPPAEADPPPDPQPADIQPTGSDHSQVEVVEDGGVDVDVLADGLDLNLAAALSAIPPEHDEMVVEHEHGHGHDDEMVVDHEHEHNQLQALDPDTLADLAALSRMEDEEAGAGELVVDEGQDFAELIGQAITNEQVQQFVDTFGAVHDEEEGEVVPHPPTPILQAPSPTPPTRRRPIHDFRTERARSTDESDTERRDPDSLYYFEDGKTKRRRNRTVLSCTECHRRKQHCDRNIPCSRCIKRGVPSMCQMEVPPGMQRKRKRPNPDVPMNYELNLRVQALQSLIRAGREQIDPETSSSTAMETVMQATRAANNGQREAEHALAQLSDVGNNLGHLNLEAQNSLLMDVIQHLSAASMGRPADGSPTEMRDTWSAIPVAQSQSIVQIEEAHAADESPNKLNVAVHGFRDDKGNIYRPPTVKHAEKALREDPNLFNETLPIEGYTPFLDLGTRFGYGEDSVAYKNKRIASIQAMSVTGGLRMAAIFLSRFPATASMRSVLVQTPAAEEDIAALRDGGLDVKLIRFLDHKTGLVDWDGFREDLQAAPPRSAVLLHVSGSIPTGADLTPQQWRQLTTLLQEKHLIPLAIMAYQGLSSGDTNRDAQPLRFMVHEGLPVVLVQGFDSTMGLYADSPAIVSVATKNTDDRDRVDSQLRNIARALYYHPPAWGARLAHAVLSDARMYKVWLSEINVLAGRLRSVRDKLYAILANKLKTPGNWEHIKRASGMYITLLLPQTQLDALTTKRHIHLLPESCVNLGCLNGPKLETLARSVDAVVRDAAREAEEQAQAARQMELVLKVTREREAEAEAEAALEAAAVAAAAEEAQERLLMEEHIQRAMEAQALQTEEEAHTDEQSLLEEVQRAAEREEIRRQAEMIVGQIGFSSV; via the exons ATGAGCGACAGCCCCGATCTCCCAGAGATCGAGGTCCACCCACCTCCAGCAGAGGCCGACCCGCCCCCAGACCCACAACCAGCCGACATCCAACCAACCGGCTCCGACCATTCccaagtcgaggtcgttgaaGATGGTGGAGTTgatgtcgacgtccttgCGGACGgtctcgacctcaacctcgccgctGCGCTCAGCGCCATTCCTCCAGAACACGATGAGATGGTGGTGGAACATGAGCACGGGCACGGGCACGACGATGAGATGGTGGTGGATCATGAGCACGAACACAATCAGCTCCAGGCACTCGACCCCGACACGCTTGCtgacctcgccgcgctgaGTCGCAtggaagatgaggaagcaggcgcgggcgagctcgtcgtggATGAAGGACAGGACTTTGCCGAGCTTATCGGCCAGGCGATCACGAACGAGCAGGTCCAGCAGTTTGTCGACACGTTCGGCGCGGTCCatgatgaggaagagggcgaggtcgtgccTCATCCCCCAACACCAATTCTCCAGGCTCCCTCGCCAACTCCGCCAACACGGCGTCGCCCCATCCACGACTTCCGCACGGAGAGAGCTCGCTCCACGGATGAGTCTGATACTGAGCGCCGCGATCCCGACAGCTTGTACTACTTTGAGGACGGCAAGACTaagcggcggcggaacCGGACCGTGTTGAGCTGTACAGAGTGCCATCGTAGG AAAC AACAT TGTGATCGCAACATCCCCTGCAGCAGGTGTATCAAGCGCGGCGTCCCGAGCATGTGCCAGATGGAGGTGCCTCCCGGAATgcagcgcaagcgcaagcg GCCCAACCCGGACGTGCCGATGAATTATGAGCTCAATCTTAGGGTGCAGGCGCTCCAGTCACTCATTCGCGCCGGGCGCGAACAGATCGACCCAGAAacgtcgtcatcgaccGCGATGGAGACGGTCATGCAGGCGACCCGTGCGGCGAATAACGGGCAGCGGGAGGCGGagcacgcgctcgcgcaacTCTCCGACGTTGGCAACAACCTTGGCCATCTGAACCTGGAGGCACAGAACTCACTGCTCATGGACGTTATTCAACAC CTCTCTGCGGCGAGCATGGGCCGTCCAGCGGATGGGAGTCCCACCGAGATGCGGGATACGTGGTCTGCGATCCCAGTAGCTCAGTCACAGAG catTGTGCAAATTGAAGAGGCACATGCGGCGGACGAGTCACCCAACAAGCTCAACGTCGCGGTCCACGGCTTCCGGGACGACAAGGGTAACATCTACCGTCCACCAACAGTCAAGCACGCAGAGAAGGCTCTGCGTGAAGACCCGAACCTCTTCAACGAGACACTACCGATCGAAGGGTATACCCCGttccttgaccttggcaCGCGCTTCGGGTACGGAGAGGATAGCGTTGCGTACAAGAACAAGCGCATTGCCTCAATCCAAGCGATGAGCGTGACCGGTGGACTCAGAATGGCAGCTATCTTCCTTAGCCGCTTCCCCGCAACTGCAAGCATGCGCTCCGTTCTTGTCCAGACTCCAGCAGCCGAGGAGGATATCGCGGCTCTGCGCGATGGTGGACTCGACGTCAAGTTAATCCGCTTCCTTGACCACAAGACAGGCCTGGTCGACTGGGACGGCTTCCGCGAGGACCTGCAAGCCGCACCTCCGCGCTCAGCCGTGCTCTTGCACGTGAGCGGCAGCATACCGACAGGAGCGGACCTCACACCGCAGCAGTGGCGTCAACTGACCACACTGTTGCAGGAGAAGCACCTGATCCCGCTCGCTATTATGGCGTACCAGGGTCTCTCGAGCGGTGACACCAACCGTGATGCACAGCCACTGCGCTTTATGGTGCACGAAGGTCTGCCGGTCGTGCTCGTGCAGGGCTTTGACTCGACCATGGGGTTGTACGCTGATTCGCCGGCCATAGTGAGTGTGGCGACGAAAAACACGGACGACCGCGATCGCGTCGACTCGCAGCTCCGTAACATCGCGCGTGCGCTGTACTACCATCCGCCCGCATGGGGTGCGCGACTCGCTCACGCCGTGTTGTCCGACGCGCGGATGTACAAGGTCTGGCTATCGGAGATTAATGTCCTGGCCGGACGCCTCAGGAGCGTCCGTGACAAGCTGTATGCGATCCTCGCGAACAAGCTCAAGACTCCCGGCAACTGGGAGCACATAAAGCGCGCTTCAGGCATGTACAT tacacttctcctcccacagacgcagctcgacgccctcaccaccaaGCGACACATCCACTTGCTTCCCGAGTCGTGCGTCAATCTCGGCTGCCTCAACGGGCCGAAGCTGGAGACGCTCGCACGCTCTGTCGACGCCGTGGTGCGCGACGCAGCCCGCGAAGCCGAGGAACAagcgcaggcggcgcgacAGATGGAACTGGTGCTCAAGGtcacgcgcgagcgcgaagccgaggccgaagcggaggctgccctcgaggccgctgcggtggcggctgcagccgaggaggcgcaggaACGCCTGCTCATGGAAGAGCACATCCAGCGGGCTATGGAGGCGCAAGCGCTGcagacggaggaggaggcacATACGGACGAACagagcctcctcgaggaggtgcagAGGGCTGcggagagggaagagaTTCGACGGCAGGCGGAGATGATTGTGGGGCAGATTGGGTTCTCGAGTGTATAG
- the NHP2 gene encoding uncharacterized protein (Ribosomal protein L7Ae/L30e/S12e/Gadd45 family) produces the protein MAKDAELKEEKKKKRKSDVADLAADDKKAKKEKRKSLAADADDKAEFDVPIEAITPIAVPLAGKKLSKKLFKTVKRASKARQLKRGVKEVVKSLRKGEKGLLLLAANITPVDVVSHLPVLAEETKGVEYAWVLSKEELGAASGTKRATSCVLVCATPQKRKDAKAPSAEDIAEWKEPLDECLDEVKKLEAVVQA, from the exons atggccaaggacgccgagctcaaggaggagaagaagaagaagcgcaagtcggacgttgccgacctcgccgccgatgacaagaaggccaagaaggagaagcgcaagtCCCTCGCTGCCGACGCAGACGACAAG GCCGAGTTCGACGTCCCTATTGAGGCTATTACCCCTATCGCCGTGCCGCTCGCGGGCAAGAAGCTGTCCAAGAAGCTGTTCAAGACGGTCAAGCGCGCCAGCAAGGCGCGCCAGCTTAAGCGCGgtgtcaaggaggtcgtcAAGAGCCTGCggaagggcgagaagggcctgctgctcctcgcggccaacATTACGCCTGTTGATGTCGTGTCTCACCTTCCTGTGCTCGCTGAGGAGACCAAGGGGGTCGAGTATGCGTGGGTGCTGAGCAA ggaggagctcggcgccgcgTCCGGCACCAagcgcgcgacctcgtgcgTTCTTGTTTGCGCCACCCCACAAAAGcgcaaggacgccaaggcACCATCCGCCGAGGACATTGCCGAGTGGAAGGAGCCGCTCGACGAGTgtctcgacgaggtgaagaagctcgaggccgtcgtTCAGGCCTAG
- a CDS encoding uncharacterized protein (Aldehyde dehydrogenase family), with the protein MPQVNIQTTISPFTQEPVCTRPLLSASQLDAVVSQAVKAQKGWRKVPLDERAAIAERWMAEFEKNADILAEDIALQMGRPVGQCKGEINGTLYRARHLIKIAKEALAPIPQTETDDEANRRYIIKQPLGVVVAITPWNFPHLTMVNSVLPALLAGNAVIIKPAPQTPVPAERVLECFDAAGLPPNVLQVIHLTQQATLDLCADPRVNFVSFTGSVPGGRAVQEAAAHGRGFKGVGLELGGKDPAYVREDADLNYTVANLVDGAFFNSGQSCCSVERIYVHSAVYDEFVNQFAALTRKDYIVGDPMAKGTTLGPVVSLASAKRIRKQVADAVAAGATLLVGEAEFAGAKEGTTLVGPQVLTDVDHGMEVMSEETFGPVAAIMKVESDEEALALMNDSQYGLTASVWTNPDDAASIAVFNNFVDELEAGTVYLNRADALDPAVPWTGVKDTGRGYSLSVLGFGQLTQAKSVMMRTKLN; encoded by the exons ATGCCCCAAGTCAACATCCAGACCACGATTAGCCCCTTCACCCAGGAGCCGGTGTGCACCCGCCCGCTCCTGAGCGCAtcccagctcgacgcggtcgTCTCGcaggccgtcaaggcgcAGAAGGGCTGGCGCAAGGTTCCGCTTGATGAGCGCGCGGCCATTGCCGAGCGCTGGATGGCCGAGTTTGAAAAGAACGCAGACATCCTCGCAGAGGACATTGCGCTCCAGATGGGCAG gccTGTTGGTCAGTGCAAGGGCGAGATCAACGGAACACTCTaccgcgctcgccacctcATCAAGATTGCCAAGGAGGCACTGGCACCCATTCCCCAAACTGAgacggacgacgaggcaaACAGGCGCTACATTATCAAGCAGCCGCTGGGTGTTGTTGT CGCAATCACCCCCTGGAACTTCCCGCACCTCACAATGGTCAACTCGGTCCTTCCCGCTCTCCTGGCGGGCAACGCGGTGATCATCAAACCGGCTCCGCAGACGCCTGTTCCAGCCGAGCGCGTGCTGGAGTGCTtcgacgccgccggcctCCCTCCCAACGTCCTGCAGGTCATCCACCTCACCCAGCAGGCGACGCTGGACCTGTGTGCGGACCCGCGCGTCAACTTTGTCTCCTTCACAGGCTCGGTGCCAGGTGGACGGGCGGTGCAGGAGGCCGCGGCCCACGGCCGTGGCTTCAAGGGTGTCGGTCTCGAGCTGGGTGGCAAGGACCCCGCCTATGTCCGTGAGGACGCCGACTTGAACTACACCGTTGCCAACCTGGTGGACGGCGCATTCTTCAACTCTGGTCAGAGCTGCTGTTCCGTTGAGCGCATTTACGTCCATTCTGCGGTTTACGACGAGTTTGTTAACCAGTtcgccgccctcacccGCAAGGACTATATCGTTGGGGACCCCATGGCCAAGGGCACTACTCTTGGTCCTGTGGTGTCGTTGGCCAGCGCTAAGCGCATCCGCAAGCAGGTTGCGGACGCTGTTGCGGCAGGAGCTACGTTGCTGGTTGGTGAGGCCGAATTCGCCGgcgccaaggagggcaCGACGCTCGTCGGGCCTCAAGTTCtcaccgacgtcgaccaCGGCATGGAGGTCATGTCCGAGGAGACATTTGGCCCCGTCGCCGCTATTATGAAggtcgagagcgacgaggaggcacTCGCGCTCATGAACGACTCGCAGTACGGCCTTACCGCCAGCGTGTGGACCAACCCCGACGATGCGGCCAGCATTGCCGTGTTCAACAACtttgtcgacgagctcgaggccggcacCGTCTACCTCAACCGTGCGGACGCACTCGACCCCGCCGTCCCCTGGACGGGCGTTAAGGACACGGGCCGCGGCTATTCTCTCAGCGTCCTCGGATTCGGTCAGCTCACGCAGGCCAAGAGTGTCATGATGCGCACCAAGCTCAACTAG